Proteins encoded within one genomic window of Mesobacillus subterraneus:
- a CDS encoding MFS transporter, translated as MDNIENLFPKAGGASHKKEKDSKKDDATNQKWAIVSIASIPLVMTLGNSMLIPVLPVMEKKMGISAFQSSLIITVYSIVAIFLIPLAGYLSDHVGRKKVIIPSLIITGIGGTISGWASWQMNDGYWLVLVGRALQGVGAAGAFPIVLPLVGDMFKNDDEVSGALGEIETANTLGKVLSPVLGSFLAGIIWFIPFFSIPVFCALSIIMMLFLVKSPEKKQDPLPFEDFIKKIRLIFTENGRWLYAIFLIGAIVMFVLFGVLFYLSDILENQYGIKDLKKGLFLALPLGALCLSSFITGKIIKQNMVLMKWITFSSLVLLGIAVALLSFSSELWFLISMFLVAGIGIGASLPPLDALITESIEKEERGTITSIYSSMRFIGVAAGSPVIALMMKNSNKLMFIILTVLSIAAALATFLAIKPDKKEA; from the coding sequence ATGGATAATATTGAAAACTTGTTTCCTAAAGCGGGCGGAGCTTCACATAAAAAAGAAAAGGATTCCAAAAAGGATGATGCCACAAATCAGAAATGGGCAATTGTCTCGATCGCATCCATTCCACTTGTGATGACTCTTGGAAATTCGATGCTGATTCCGGTTTTGCCTGTAATGGAAAAAAAGATGGGTATTTCCGCCTTTCAATCGAGCCTGATCATCACCGTTTATTCAATAGTAGCGATATTTTTAATTCCGTTAGCAGGGTATTTATCTGATCATGTTGGTCGAAAGAAAGTCATTATACCAAGTCTGATCATCACAGGAATTGGGGGGACTATATCAGGGTGGGCCTCATGGCAGATGAACGATGGGTACTGGCTTGTGTTAGTCGGAAGAGCCTTGCAGGGCGTGGGAGCAGCTGGTGCTTTTCCAATCGTATTGCCATTAGTTGGAGATATGTTCAAAAATGATGATGAAGTAAGCGGAGCGCTAGGAGAGATTGAAACTGCAAACACACTCGGAAAGGTTCTCAGCCCAGTATTAGGTTCATTCCTTGCGGGAATCATCTGGTTTATCCCGTTCTTTTCAATACCCGTTTTCTGTGCCTTGTCAATAATCATGATGCTCTTCCTGGTAAAAAGTCCGGAAAAAAAACAAGATCCATTGCCCTTCGAGGATTTTATAAAAAAAATAAGATTGATTTTCACTGAAAATGGGCGTTGGCTCTATGCAATCTTTTTAATTGGTGCGATAGTCATGTTCGTATTGTTTGGAGTTTTATTTTACCTGTCTGATATTCTGGAGAATCAATATGGAATAAAGGATCTGAAAAAAGGACTATTTCTTGCCCTTCCATTAGGAGCGCTATGCCTTTCATCATTTATTACAGGGAAAATAATAAAGCAAAATATGGTGCTTATGAAGTGGATTACATTCTCCAGCCTAGTATTACTTGGAATTGCTGTGGCTCTTCTAAGTTTTTCAAGTGAGTTATGGTTTCTGATCTCAATGTTCCTTGTTGCGGGAATTGGCATTGGAGCAAGCTTGCCTCCACTGGATGCATTGATTACTGAAAGTATTGAGAAAGAAGAGCGAGGGACCATTACTTCCATATACAGCTCAATGAGATTTATCGGAGTAGCTGCAGGGTCACCTGTCATTGCACTAATGATGAAAAATTCCAATAAACTAATGTTCATTATCCTGACAGTATTAAGCATAGCAGCCGCTCTTGCAACATTCCTTGCCATCAAACCTGATAAAAAAGAGGCGTGA
- the trpB gene encoding tryptophan synthase subunit beta, whose protein sequence is MSASIYNMPDEKGHFGNYGGRFVPETLMHAVLELEKEYNRALTDEGFHSELQKLMKDYVGRETPLYLAGNLSEHAGGAKIYLKREDLNHTGAHKINNTVGQALLAVRMGKRKIVAETGAGQHGVATATVCALLNLECVIFMGKEDIRRQQLNVFRMELLGAKVISVDSGSGTLKDAVNEALRYWVTNVRDTHYILGSVMGPHPFPKMVRDFQSVIGKETKQQFFEKEGKLPDALVACIGGGSNSIGLFHPFIEDKSVSIYGVEAAGLGLATDKHAASLSKGKPGVLHGAMMYLLQDEDGQIQEAHSISAGLDYPGIGPEHSYLHDINRITYESVTDDEALQAFQLLSKLEGIIPALESAHAIAFAVKLAAGMSKGENIVICLSGRGDKDVQTIKDRIGGLE, encoded by the coding sequence ATGAGCGCAAGTATTTATAATATGCCAGACGAAAAAGGGCATTTTGGGAATTACGGAGGAAGGTTTGTACCAGAAACACTGATGCATGCTGTTCTAGAATTGGAAAAGGAATACAACAGAGCTTTGACAGATGAGGGGTTTCATAGTGAATTACAAAAATTAATGAAAGATTACGTTGGGAGAGAAACGCCATTATACCTAGCTGGAAACCTCTCTGAGCATGCCGGCGGAGCAAAAATCTATCTAAAGCGGGAGGACCTCAACCATACCGGGGCTCATAAAATAAACAATACAGTCGGGCAGGCCTTACTGGCAGTCAGAATGGGCAAGCGAAAGATTGTTGCTGAGACAGGAGCGGGTCAGCACGGAGTTGCAACAGCAACTGTCTGTGCCTTGCTGAATCTCGAATGTGTCATCTTCATGGGCAAAGAGGATATCAGGCGACAGCAACTAAATGTTTTCAGGATGGAACTCCTCGGAGCGAAAGTAATAAGTGTAGACTCAGGCAGCGGGACATTGAAGGATGCGGTTAATGAAGCTCTTCGCTACTGGGTGACAAATGTGCGAGATACTCACTATATTCTTGGATCTGTTATGGGTCCGCACCCGTTCCCGAAAATGGTCCGTGATTTTCAAAGTGTCATCGGTAAAGAAACGAAACAGCAATTTTTCGAAAAAGAAGGGAAGCTTCCTGATGCACTAGTTGCTTGTATTGGAGGCGGCAGCAATTCAATTGGCTTATTCCATCCGTTCATTGAAGATAAAAGCGTGTCAATCTATGGTGTTGAAGCTGCTGGTCTCGGCCTTGCAACTGACAAACATGCCGCATCACTGTCTAAAGGGAAACCAGGTGTCCTTCATGGTGCGATGATGTACCTGCTTCAGGATGAGGACGGTCAAATTCAGGAAGCACACTCAATTTCAGCTGGTCTGGATTACCCGGGCATTGGCCCTGAACACAGCTATCTGCATGATATTAATAGAATCACATATGAATCGGTGACGGATGATGAAGCACTTCAAGCATTTCAACTGCTATCAAAATTAGAGGGAATCATTCCTGCCCTGGAAAGTGCACATGCCATTGCTTTCGCAGTCAAGCTAGCCGCTGGGATGAGTAAAGGTGAGAACATTGTTATATGCTTATCAGGCCGTGGGGATAAAGATGTACAGACAATCAAGGACAGAATAGGAGGACTGGAATGA
- the trpA gene encoding tryptophan synthase subunit alpha: protein MESKRLLLKKEKKAFVPYIMAGDGGLETLKDKLLFLQESGADAVEIGIPFSDPVADGPTIQEAGIRAHSSGTTLRKVLENVETFKTEISIPLILMTYLNPLVAYGFEKFSEDAANAGISGCIIPDLPLEEEDLILPELEQKGISLIRLVTLTTPIGRIKEIGSRARGFIYAVTVTGITGARNNFSEDLAAFLSSVKGSSKVPVLAGFGVSNAEQVREVCKHCDGVIVGSKIIDLFEQGDLNGIKQLVNTVEGVSLT, encoded by the coding sequence ATAGAATCCAAAAGGCTCTTACTGAAAAAGGAAAAAAAAGCTTTTGTTCCATATATAATGGCTGGAGATGGCGGGCTCGAAACGCTTAAAGATAAACTGTTGTTTTTACAGGAAAGCGGCGCGGACGCCGTAGAAATCGGTATCCCATTTTCTGACCCTGTTGCCGATGGACCTACCATCCAGGAAGCTGGTATCCGGGCTCATAGCAGCGGAACTACGTTGAGAAAGGTGCTGGAGAATGTTGAAACCTTCAAAACTGAAATCTCAATCCCTCTTATTCTGATGACCTATTTGAACCCGCTCGTTGCATATGGGTTCGAAAAGTTTTCCGAGGATGCTGCAAACGCTGGTATATCAGGCTGCATTATCCCCGACCTACCGCTTGAAGAGGAAGATTTGATTCTTCCGGAGCTCGAGCAGAAGGGAATCTCTTTAATCAGGCTAGTGACGCTCACAACACCGATTGGGCGTATAAAGGAAATCGGCTCCAGGGCAAGAGGATTCATTTACGCTGTTACAGTAACTGGAATAACGGGTGCAAGAAACAATTTCAGCGAGGACCTTGCTGCTTTTCTAAGTTCAGTTAAAGGTTCCAGCAAAGTCCCGGTGCTGGCGGGCTTCGGAGTCTCAAACGCAGAACAAGTAAGAGAAGTATGCAAGCATTGCGATGGGGTCATAGTGGGGAGTAAAATTATTGATTTATTTGAACAAGGTGATTTGAATGGGATAAAACAGCTCGTGAACACTGTGGAAGGAGTTAGTTTAACTTAA
- a CDS encoding phosphoribosylanthranilate isomerase, with the protein MKVKICGIKTERAACHAVENGANALGFVFAESKRQITALQAKKIIEELPDYVWKVGVFVNEDASMVKEIAEKAGLTHIQLHGDENPDDFKSIVLPLIKSQSVRLHEDLIEVGKIEADYILLDSPPGKYRGGNGSCFDWEQANHYGHLKSNVILAGGLDPENVSLAIAKVKPFMVDVSSGVETNGEKDLQKIKEFINNAKKSGEEEKNERKYL; encoded by the coding sequence ATGAAGGTTAAAATTTGTGGAATTAAAACGGAGAGAGCAGCCTGCCATGCTGTTGAAAATGGTGCAAATGCTCTAGGATTTGTCTTTGCAGAAAGTAAAAGGCAAATAACAGCTTTACAGGCAAAGAAGATCATTGAGGAGCTGCCGGATTACGTCTGGAAGGTAGGAGTCTTTGTGAACGAAGATGCTTCAATGGTAAAAGAAATCGCTGAAAAGGCTGGTCTGACACATATACAGCTTCATGGAGATGAAAATCCGGATGACTTCAAATCGATCGTCCTTCCGCTAATTAAATCTCAATCGGTTAGATTGCATGAGGATTTAATAGAAGTAGGAAAAATCGAAGCTGACTATATCCTCCTTGACAGTCCGCCAGGAAAATACCGGGGCGGAAATGGTTCGTGCTTTGATTGGGAACAAGCAAACCATTACGGACACTTGAAATCAAATGTCATTTTAGCGGGTGGTCTGGATCCTGAAAATGTCAGCTTGGCTATAGCAAAAGTAAAACCCTTCATGGTTGATGTAAGCAGCGGAGTTGAAACCAATGGTGAAAAGGATTTACAGAAAATAAAAGAATTTATCAATAATGCGAAAAAATCGGGGGAGGAAGAGAAGAATGAGCGCAAGTATTTATAA
- a CDS encoding alpha/beta fold hydrolase — MPICNLVYGDLFYEEIGQGSPIIFLHPPGMGRKVFRYQRPLSQRYRLILPDLSGYGESTAVLERVTIRKYAEEVLKLVDSIGVEKVTLCGYSSGGCIAQEFALTYPERTKTLILSGGFAEVQSSALKYEHLMGMYFVKNSSKTLAKVIATAHTFDKNYRTELIEHMLKTNLNTWFDFYHESLNYSCSERLKNLTVPLLLVYGSRDFINQHIRVYERELGHFQKAIIQKVSHQVPVKKCKEFNAEIVNFLEMRTEGR, encoded by the coding sequence ATGCCTATTTGCAATTTAGTGTATGGCGATCTTTTTTACGAAGAGATCGGGCAAGGAAGCCCAATTATCTTCCTACACCCACCTGGGATGGGAAGGAAGGTGTTTCGATACCAAAGGCCACTGAGCCAACGATATAGACTAATCCTTCCCGACTTAAGTGGCTATGGTGAGTCAACAGCTGTACTAGAAAGAGTTACAATCCGAAAGTATGCTGAAGAAGTCTTGAAACTGGTCGATTCTATTGGGGTGGAAAAGGTCACGCTGTGCGGCTATTCCTCCGGAGGCTGCATCGCACAGGAGTTTGCCCTGACTTACCCGGAAAGAACTAAAACACTCATCCTTTCTGGTGGCTTTGCTGAGGTACAGTCATCTGCATTGAAATATGAGCATTTGATGGGAATGTATTTCGTGAAAAATTCCTCTAAAACCCTGGCGAAGGTGATTGCAACAGCACATACATTCGATAAGAATTACAGAACTGAACTCATTGAACATATGCTGAAAACGAATTTGAATACATGGTTCGACTTTTATCACGAATCATTGAATTACTCTTGCAGTGAGAGACTGAAAAACTTAACTGTACCATTGCTGCTGGTTTACGGTTCAAGAGACTTCATCAATCAGCATATAAGGGTTTATGAAAGAGAGTTGGGACATTTTCAAAAAGCCATTATTCAGAAAGTCTCACATCAGGTTCCTGTTAAAAAGTGTAAGGAATTCAACGCTGAAATTGTGAATTTTTTAGAAATGCGAACAGAAGGGCGTTGA
- a CDS encoding anthranilate synthase component II: protein MILLIDNYDSFTYNLYQYLSELGAEVLTVRNDKVTVEEILAMEPEGIVLSPGPGRPEHAGICIEVVKQLAPSIPILGICLGHQAIGQAFGSRIIRAKNIRHGKESPLHHTGKSLMSDLEDNPEVMRYHSLVIDRKTFSKDFDVLAESADDKEIMAIKHKIYQLYGLQFHPESIGTVCGKQILLNFLAEIRRETLAYETLS from the coding sequence ATGATACTTCTGATCGATAATTATGATTCATTCACTTATAACCTTTACCAATACTTGAGTGAGCTGGGAGCCGAAGTGTTAACGGTGCGCAACGATAAAGTAACCGTTGAAGAAATATTGGCAATGGAACCAGAGGGTATCGTCCTTTCACCCGGTCCTGGAAGGCCTGAACATGCGGGGATATGTATAGAAGTTGTTAAACAGCTGGCTCCATCCATCCCTATACTTGGCATTTGTCTTGGCCACCAGGCGATTGGCCAGGCATTTGGCAGCAGGATTATCAGAGCGAAAAATATAAGACATGGCAAAGAGTCACCGTTACATCATACCGGAAAATCACTTATGAGTGATCTGGAAGATAATCCAGAAGTCATGAGGTATCACTCTTTGGTAATTGACCGTAAAACTTTTAGTAAAGATTTTGACGTCCTCGCTGAGTCGGCTGATGACAAAGAAATCATGGCGATAAAGCATAAAATCTATCAGCTATACGGTCTTCAATTCCATCCGGAATCAATTGGAACGGTATGTGGAAAGCAGATATTATTAAATTTTTTGGCTGAAATCAGAAGGGAGACTTTAGCTTATGAAACACTATCTTGA
- a CDS encoding MOSC domain-containing protein has translation MAQILYLHVGKPELKNWDGKEELSAIGKNRVTKAVLTKESFHGDGVAATEFHGGPDRAVCFYPAEHYLKWSAEFGRQIAPPTFGENISAPGMLEADVYIGDTYELGESVIQVTQGRIPCSKISKNNQIDRLLNRVIETGYTGYFFRVLQEGIVYEDSEIIFLERKQSEFSVLRANEIYFHQRKDYKAIEDLLGIEELADDWKKNLEKLLMQKN, from the coding sequence ATGGCACAAATATTATACCTGCATGTGGGAAAGCCGGAGCTTAAGAACTGGGACGGAAAAGAAGAACTATCAGCAATTGGTAAAAACAGAGTGACAAAAGCGGTACTAACGAAAGAATCCTTTCACGGAGATGGTGTGGCAGCTACAGAATTTCATGGAGGACCTGACAGAGCTGTTTGCTTTTACCCTGCTGAGCATTATTTAAAATGGTCAGCTGAATTTGGAAGGCAAATAGCACCTCCAACCTTTGGCGAAAATATTTCAGCCCCAGGAATGTTGGAAGCCGATGTTTATATAGGTGATACATACGAGCTTGGGGAATCTGTTATCCAGGTGACACAGGGAAGGATTCCGTGTTCAAAGATTTCGAAGAATAACCAAATTGACAGGCTGTTGAATAGGGTAATTGAGACTGGTTATACGGGCTATTTTTTTCGTGTTCTTCAAGAGGGAATCGTCTATGAAGACTCTGAAATTATTTTTTTGGAGAGAAAACAAAGTGAATTTTCAGTTTTGAGAGCTAATGAAATTTACTTTCACCAGAGGAAGGACTATAAGGCAATTGAAGATCTCTTAGGAATCGAGGAACTCGCAGACGACTGGAAGAAAAATCTCGAAAAACTTTTAATGCAGAAAAATTAA
- the trpC gene encoding indole-3-glycerol phosphate synthase TrpC, with protein sequence MGTILDSIIERKKTEVEDLKKAAEVFPEFSIKTRSLIKALREAENIAIISEFKRASPSKGDININLNPGQQAKLYAEAGATAISVLTDKKGFKGSFADLRKVREEVDLPILCKDFMIDKIQIDKARSAGADVILLIAAVLSVEKMAELYNYAAAIGLECLVEIHDQADLEKALEIKAALIGVNNRNLKSFEVNLENTEKLGPLVKKAGALLISESGMKTREDIARAASSGASGVLIGETFMTSSDIKNTFAQFSIPIVGDFHEG encoded by the coding sequence ATGGGTACGATTCTAGATTCAATAATTGAAAGAAAGAAAACAGAAGTGGAAGATTTAAAGAAAGCAGCAGAGGTCTTTCCTGAGTTTTCTATTAAAACTCGCTCGTTAATTAAAGCATTAAGGGAAGCAGAAAATATTGCAATCATTTCGGAGTTCAAAAGAGCATCACCTTCAAAAGGAGACATCAACATCAACTTGAATCCTGGCCAACAAGCAAAGCTCTATGCAGAGGCGGGCGCAACGGCTATATCCGTATTAACTGACAAAAAGGGGTTTAAGGGTTCCTTTGCCGATCTGAGAAAAGTAAGAGAGGAAGTAGACCTGCCGATTCTGTGCAAGGATTTTATGATAGATAAAATCCAAATAGACAAGGCACGTTCTGCCGGGGCAGATGTTATCTTGCTAATTGCAGCAGTTCTATCTGTCGAAAAAATGGCGGAACTATATAACTATGCAGCTGCTATAGGTCTCGAATGCCTCGTTGAAATTCATGATCAAGCAGATCTTGAAAAGGCACTAGAAATTAAGGCTGCTTTAATCGGTGTCAATAATCGTAATTTGAAATCATTCGAGGTCAATCTTGAAAATACCGAAAAGCTTGGTCCCCTTGTAAAAAAGGCAGGTGCTTTACTGATCAGCGAAAGCGGTATGAAAACAAGGGAGGACATTGCTAGAGCTGCATCTTCAGGTGCAAGCGGAGTATTAATTGGAGAAACTTTCATGACTTCATCAGATATTAAAAATACTTTCGCACAGTTCTCTATTCCAATCGTGGGGGATTTTCATGAAGGTTAA
- a CDS encoding SAM-dependent methyltransferase, translated as MIDSMAKQFEKPRGMLGKLAGMIMYFENRKINRWSIQKLKVLKNDRILEIGFGPGYGIMTLMSNYRGIEVDGIDLSEKMKNDATKRNKEWVEQGKVHLTIGDVANFQPGHHYNKIISVNNYPPSGTSH; from the coding sequence ATGATAGATTCAATGGCCAAGCAGTTCGAGAAGCCAAGAGGTATGCTTGGAAAGCTCGCAGGGATGATCATGTATTTTGAGAATAGGAAAATTAACAGGTGGAGCATACAAAAACTTAAAGTCCTTAAAAACGACCGTATTTTAGAGATTGGCTTCGGGCCCGGATATGGCATTATGACATTAATGTCAAATTACCGTGGAATAGAAGTGGATGGAATAGACCTTTCAGAAAAAATGAAGAACGATGCGACAAAAAGGAATAAAGAGTGGGTAGAACAAGGGAAAGTACATTTGACTATAGGAGATGTAGCCAACTTTCAACCCGGACACCATTACAATAAAATCATTTCAGTAAATAATTACCCCCCCTCTGGGACCAGCCACTGA
- the trpE gene encoding anthranilate synthase component I: MKLESTGIFTEEIEGDTLTPISVYQRVTGKKKFLLESSHKHNDSGRFSFIGCDPVFEILNEKSETYLLREGTKVRINESFATAVKRMLPKIPPQFDIPFIGGGVGYVSYDFIREFEEIGLLKEDSLDMPEAHLMFFNEVIVFDHLKQKINLIGISFPDYSDEDLIKKINRRKAELNSTVNMEKAETFAINEFTSSQSREEFEKSVRIAKSLIEEGEIFQVVLSRRLSGEAKGDPFSFYRRLRVNNPSPYMYYLDFESYVVTGSSPESLVKFQDGTITANPIAGTRPRGKSADEDILFERELRQDEKELAEHKMLVDLSRNDLGRICEIGSVMVNKFLEVERYQFVMHLVSEVSGKLLPNEHPIDGLAACIPAGTVSGAPKIRAMQIINELEAEKRGVYSGAVGYFSASGSMDFALAIRTLVVKDGQGYLQAGAGIVYDSDPAKEFDETNHKLKALLEAANDTSDR; the protein is encoded by the coding sequence ATGAAGTTAGAATCAACAGGAATTTTCACTGAAGAAATTGAAGGGGATACATTAACCCCAATTTCTGTATACCAGAGGGTGACTGGAAAGAAAAAATTCCTTCTGGAAAGCTCCCATAAACATAATGACTCAGGTCGATTTTCTTTTATTGGCTGTGATCCGGTATTCGAAATATTAAATGAAAAGAGTGAAACATACCTCTTGCGAGAAGGAACGAAAGTTCGTATCAATGAGTCTTTCGCGACAGCAGTTAAACGAATGCTCCCTAAAATACCTCCGCAATTTGATATCCCATTTATCGGTGGCGGTGTCGGCTATGTGAGCTATGATTTCATTCGTGAGTTCGAAGAGATTGGGCTACTTAAAGAAGATTCTCTTGATATGCCGGAAGCACATTTGATGTTCTTCAATGAAGTCATTGTATTTGATCATCTAAAACAGAAAATTAATCTGATAGGGATATCCTTTCCCGACTATTCTGATGAAGATCTCATAAAGAAAATCAACAGGCGCAAAGCTGAGTTAAATTCAACAGTCAATATGGAGAAGGCAGAGACCTTTGCAATAAATGAATTTACTTCTTCACAGAGCAGGGAGGAATTTGAAAAATCAGTTCGGATAGCAAAGAGCCTGATTGAAGAGGGAGAAATTTTTCAGGTGGTTCTATCCAGAAGGTTATCAGGGGAAGCAAAAGGGGATCCATTTTCTTTTTACCGAAGATTGCGCGTGAACAATCCATCACCATATATGTATTATTTGGACTTTGAAAGTTATGTGGTTACCGGTTCATCACCCGAGAGCCTTGTAAAATTTCAAGACGGTACCATCACTGCGAATCCGATTGCCGGAACGAGACCTAGGGGGAAATCAGCCGATGAAGACATTTTGTTTGAAAGGGAATTAAGGCAGGATGAAAAGGAATTGGCCGAACATAAAATGCTAGTTGATCTCTCAAGGAATGATTTAGGCAGGATATGTGAAATTGGCAGTGTGATGGTCAACAAATTCCTTGAGGTAGAGAGATACCAGTTCGTTATGCATCTAGTTTCTGAAGTGAGCGGAAAGCTGTTGCCAAATGAGCATCCAATTGACGGACTGGCGGCGTGCATTCCTGCTGGGACTGTATCAGGCGCGCCAAAAATTCGAGCGATGCAAATTATTAACGAGCTGGAAGCTGAAAAAAGAGGGGTCTATTCAGGAGCGGTTGGATATTTTTCAGCCAGTGGAAGCATGGATTTTGCGTTGGCGATACGAACACTGGTTGTGAAGGATGGCCAAGGGTATCTTCAAGCAGGCGCTGGAATTGTATATGATTCAGATCCAGCAAAAGAGTTTGATGAAACGAACCATAAATTAAAAGCATTATTGGAGGCCGCTAATGATACTTCTGATCGATAA